The Xiphias gladius isolate SHS-SW01 ecotype Sanya breed wild chromosome 9, ASM1685928v1, whole genome shotgun sequence genome window below encodes:
- the LOC120794086 gene encoding dickkopf-related protein 3-like isoform X1 yields the protein MFGNLWMLCLCLCFSWAEARIWAWMLNMPHSPPKEGAKALRESTPVIKAATAVCDHDRACGRGFSCDRHFGLCVPLRGEGHYCRRDAQCVRGLSCMFGKCHRSIPNGQEGARCKVDRDCGASMCCARHHGEQVCKRRLIRGESCYVPDGGLAFSINQICPCDEGLLCRENGAPRRRERDFIYQPERTSWTCQVPKP from the exons ATGTTTGGGAATCTGTGGAtgctctgcctctgtctgtgctTCTCCTGGGCCGAAGCTCGTATATGGGCCTGGATGCTCAACATGCCACACAGCCCGCCCAAAGAAGGAGCAAAGGCCCTTAGAGAAAGCACTCCAGTCATCAAAGCAGCCACG GCTGTGTGTGACCATGACAGGGCCTGTGGGCGGGGTTTTTCCTGTGATCGTCACTTTGGCCTGTGTGTCCCTCTACGAGGGGAGGGCCACTACTGCCGCAGGGACGCCCAGTGTGTCCGTGGCCTCAGCTGCATGTTTGGGAAGTGCCATCGCAGCATCCCCAATGGACAAGAGG GTGCCAGATGTAAAGTCGACAGGGACTGTGGGGCATCCATGTGTTGCGCCCGACACCACGGTGAGCAGGTGTGCAAGAGACGTCTGATTCGTGGTGAGAGCTGCTATGTGCCTGATGGTGGCCTGGCGTTCAGCATAAACCAGATTTGTCCATGTGACGAGGGGCTGCTGTGTCGTGAAAACGGTGCACCACGAAGGAGGGA GAGAGATTTTATTTATCAGCCAGAACGAACAAGTTGGACCTGTCAAGTGCCCAAACCCTGA
- the LOC120794086 gene encoding dickkopf-related protein 3-like isoform X2, with amino-acid sequence MFGNLWMLCLCLCFSWAEARIWAWMLNMPHSPPKEGAKALRESTPVIKAATAVCDHDRACGRGFSCDRHFGLCVPLRGEGHYCRRDAQCVRGLSCMFGKCHRSIPNGQEGARCKVDRDCGASMCCARHHGEQVCKRRLIRGESCYVPDGGLAFSINQICPCDEGLLCRENGAPRRRE; translated from the exons ATGTTTGGGAATCTGTGGAtgctctgcctctgtctgtgctTCTCCTGGGCCGAAGCTCGTATATGGGCCTGGATGCTCAACATGCCACACAGCCCGCCCAAAGAAGGAGCAAAGGCCCTTAGAGAAAGCACTCCAGTCATCAAAGCAGCCACG GCTGTGTGTGACCATGACAGGGCCTGTGGGCGGGGTTTTTCCTGTGATCGTCACTTTGGCCTGTGTGTCCCTCTACGAGGGGAGGGCCACTACTGCCGCAGGGACGCCCAGTGTGTCCGTGGCCTCAGCTGCATGTTTGGGAAGTGCCATCGCAGCATCCCCAATGGACAAGAGG GTGCCAGATGTAAAGTCGACAGGGACTGTGGGGCATCCATGTGTTGCGCCCGACACCACGGTGAGCAGGTGTGCAAGAGACGTCTGATTCGTGGTGAGAGCTGCTATGTGCCTGATGGTGGCCTGGCGTTCAGCATAAACCAGATTTGTCCATGTGACGAGGGGCTGCTGTGTCGTGAAAACGGTGCACCACGAAGGAGGGAGTAA
- the tectb gene encoding beta-tectorin, which yields MAFLGPLLMLLPVARTCSPQKADYVMVSCFPNAIIANVPECPYGWEIDQLSLGGVCYTGIHSPGYYRFIIPDLTPKNHSYCGTQSEYMPGKDPKYVFYSSIVSNDTLLTVRNQPVNYTFSCMYRAAYLVNNAVFSQRVATVFVNNGSLGSFRSQLSMNVFTNSKFLYAKDAPYVIDTSEIGSEVFIGIEAKGLSNRFKVVINNCWATPTPYSTDRKRWSLIINSCSSDNTVIIFENAKDSRSMFKFNSFRFQRLEKVSTVWLHCEVQVCDGERLVCQPSPCSVRSLSSEADPSGGILTAEFHIKGTSLFILLVVLINACCDLVNGSRM from the exons ATGGCCTTTCTTGGTCCACTGTTAATGCTGTTGCCTGTCGCACGGACCTGCTCTCCCCAAAAAGCAG ACTATGTTATGGTGTCATGTTTCCCCAACGCCATCATTGCCAATGTCCCAGAGTGTCCCTACGGCTGGGAGATTGACCAGTTATCCCTGGGTGGTGTCTGTTACACAGGAATACACAGCCCGGGATACTACCGCTTCATCATCCCAGACCTAACGCCGAAAAACCACTCGTACTGCGGCACACAGTCTGAG TACATGCCCGGCAAAGACCCCAAGTACGTCTTCTATAGCTCCATTGTGTCCAACGACACTTTGCTCACGGTCAGAAACCAGCCGGTCAACTACACCTTCAGCTGCATGTACCGGGCAGCCTACCTTGTAAATAACGCAGTCTTCAGCCAAAG AGTGGCTACAGTTTTTGTCAACAACGGGAGTTTAGGCTCTTTTAGATCACAGTTGTCTATGAACGTGTTCACG AATTCAAAGTTCCTGTATGCCAAGGATGCTCCCTATGTGATTGACACTTCGGAGATCGGCTCTGAAGTTTTCATTGGGATCGAGGCCAAAGGACTAAGTAACAG ATtcaaagttgtaataaacaaCTGCTGGGCCACTCCTACTCCTTACTCAACAGACAGGAAGAGGTGGAGTCTCATCATTAACAG ctGCTCCTCTGACAACACTGTGATTATTTTTGAGAACGCCAAAGACAGCCGCTCCATGTTCAAGTTCAACTCTTTCCGCTTCCAGCGACTGGAGAAGGTGTCGACCGTCTGGCTTCACTGTGAGGTCCAGgtgtgtgatggagagaggCTTGTCTGTCAGCCA AGCCCCTGCTCTGTGAGAAGTCTGTCATCTGAGGCAGATCCAAGTGGGGGGATCCTTACTGCTGAGTTTCACATTAAAG GCACCTCACTGTTCATCCTGCTGGTGGTCCTGATAAACGCATGTTGTGATTTAGTAAATGGATCAAGAATGTAg